A genomic stretch from Hydrogenispora ethanolica includes:
- a CDS encoding electron transfer flavoprotein subunit beta/FixA family protein, with the protein MQIIVCIKQVPGTNKVAIDESTGVLKRDGVESKINPYDLYALEAGLRLREALGGTVTVVSMGPPQAEAVIREAYMLGADAGALISDRQFAGSDVLATSYTLSQGIRALGPFDLIICGKQTTDGDTAQVGPALAEFLNIPHVTWVRAIPEATPERLRVEQDLADSYELVELAYPCLITVEKGINQPRLPSYRRKLATADRPVRMIGRRELQDQDELRYGLNGSPTQVERIFPPEVRSEQVLWEGEAPELTAKLWQLLREAKYI; encoded by the coding sequence ATGCAGATTATCGTTTGTATCAAACAAGTCCCCGGCACCAACAAGGTGGCCATCGACGAGAGCACCGGCGTATTGAAGCGGGACGGCGTCGAGAGCAAGATCAACCCGTACGACCTCTATGCCCTGGAGGCCGGGTTGCGGCTCCGCGAGGCGCTCGGCGGCACGGTCACCGTGGTCTCGATGGGACCGCCCCAGGCGGAAGCGGTCATCCGCGAAGCCTATATGCTCGGAGCCGACGCCGGGGCGCTGATCTCCGACCGCCAGTTCGCCGGCTCCGACGTGCTGGCCACTTCCTACACCCTCTCCCAGGGCATCCGGGCGCTCGGGCCCTTCGACCTGATCATCTGCGGCAAACAGACCACCGACGGCGATACCGCCCAAGTCGGCCCGGCCCTGGCCGAATTCCTGAACATCCCCCACGTGACCTGGGTGCGCGCCATTCCCGAAGCCACCCCGGAACGGCTCCGGGTCGAACAGGATCTGGCCGACAGCTACGAGCTGGTCGAGCTGGCCTATCCCTGCCTGATCACGGTCGAAAAAGGCATCAACCAGCCCCGCCTCCCGTCCTACCGCCGCAAATTGGCCACCGCCGACCGCCCGGTCCGGATGATCGGCCGCCGCGAGCTGCAGGACCAGGATGAGCTGCGCTACGGTCTGAATGGTTCGCCGACCCAGGTGGAGCGGATCTTCCCGCCCGAAGTCCGCAGCGAACAGGTGCTCTGGGAGGGCGAGGCGCCGGAATTGACCGCCAAACTCTGGCAACTGTTGCGCGAGGCCAAATACATCTGA
- a CDS encoding electron transfer flavoprotein subunit alpha, which produces MSNLHIDMAKCNRCGNCTSACPFGAIAEEAGALVINAACKLCKICLKQCPAGAITLADAPARQGIDKNQWRGILVFVEHLDGAIHPVTLELIGKARTLAEPLGYPVYALFMGAAIQKQAAELLQYGVDKVLVYEDEALRHYRVDVYANVFEDCIGRLQPSIVLVGATSVGRSLAPRVAARFRTGLTADCTQLAVKPNSDLVQIRPAFGGNIMAQIITTRHRPQFATVRYKVMDPAACVAHPGGVVETVALDPERLQSRIKVLKVERKEQQPSISDAEVLVAAGRGVKNPADLELIQNLAALLGGQLAVTRPLVEAGWAPYTRQIGLSGRTVKPKLIITCGISGAVQFTACMNTAERIIAINSDKNAPIFKIAHYGIVGDLYRILPELIDRIQKEGPQSCPIINS; this is translated from the coding sequence GTGTCCAATCTCCATATCGACATGGCAAAATGCAACCGCTGCGGCAACTGTACCAGCGCCTGCCCCTTCGGGGCCATCGCCGAGGAAGCGGGCGCCCTGGTCATCAATGCCGCCTGCAAGCTGTGCAAGATCTGCCTCAAGCAATGTCCCGCCGGAGCCATCACCCTGGCCGACGCCCCGGCGCGCCAGGGGATCGACAAGAACCAATGGCGGGGGATCCTGGTCTTCGTCGAGCATCTCGACGGCGCCATCCATCCGGTCACGCTGGAGCTGATCGGCAAGGCCCGAACGCTGGCCGAGCCGCTGGGCTATCCGGTCTACGCCCTGTTCATGGGGGCCGCCATTCAAAAGCAGGCCGCCGAGCTATTGCAATACGGCGTCGACAAAGTGCTGGTCTACGAGGATGAGGCGCTCCGCCATTACCGGGTCGATGTCTACGCCAATGTCTTCGAAGACTGTATCGGACGGTTGCAGCCCTCCATCGTGCTGGTGGGCGCCACCTCGGTCGGCCGGTCGCTGGCGCCGCGGGTCGCGGCCCGCTTCCGCACCGGCCTGACCGCCGACTGCACCCAGCTGGCGGTGAAGCCCAACAGCGATCTGGTGCAGATCCGGCCCGCCTTCGGCGGCAATATCATGGCCCAGATCATAACCACCCGGCACCGGCCGCAATTCGCCACCGTCCGCTATAAAGTGATGGATCCCGCCGCTTGCGTGGCCCATCCCGGCGGCGTGGTCGAGACGGTGGCCCTGGACCCGGAGCGGCTGCAGTCGCGGATCAAAGTGCTCAAAGTGGAGCGCAAGGAACAGCAGCCCAGCATCTCCGATGCCGAAGTGCTGGTCGCGGCGGGCCGCGGGGTGAAGAACCCGGCCGATCTCGAATTAATCCAAAACCTGGCGGCGCTGCTCGGCGGACAACTGGCGGTCACCCGGCCGCTGGTCGAGGCGGGCTGGGCGCCGTACACCCGGCAGATCGGCCTCTCGGGCCGGACCGTCAAGCCGAAGCTCATCATCACCTGCGGCATCTCGGGAGCGGTGCAATTCACCGCCTGCATGAACACGGCGGAACGGATCATCGCCATCAACAGCGACAAAAACGCGCCGATCTTCAAGATCGCCCATTACGGCATCGTCGGCGATCTGTACCGGATCCTGCCGGAGCTGATCGACCGGATTCAGAAGGAGGGACCGCAATCATGCCCGATTATCAACAGCTGA